The proteins below are encoded in one region of Colletotrichum lupini chromosome 5, complete sequence:
- a CDS encoding major facilitator superfamily transporter has translation MTQRDNTDREAGSGGQPTEFDVEFLGRQRPAVFKSRWSELGFCFSLLGSMLMAEYFVSGFHIILPPLAEELDIPAASQTWPSSVFSLVTGAFLLPLGRLGDMYGGYLTFNIGLAWFFVWCLVAGFSNNYMMLIVCRALQGLGSAAYLPAGIMLLGKIYRPGPRKNLVFALYGAFAPIGFFFGILIGGVSGQFLNWRWYFWLGSIVLGIIAAVSFITIPHDYGDKRQEIRMDWWGAATIVPGLLLVVYAITDSSHAPQGWASPQILVTLILGVAFLVAAWYVESRVSANPLLPGDLFAPKSMKTLVAALFFAYGTFGLFLFYSSFYIETVLHKSPLLTAVWYVPLIVGGIMIGTVGGFTLHLLPGRVLLAISGTGNLLSVLLFAIMPDNPNYWAYVFPAMICGTIGIDITYTVSNVFITTNLPSHRQGLAGALINSLLFLGISFFLGIGDVVVGETTGLGLKKSYQAAFWLATGVAAVALVLYALVRIGSAKSDLTMEEREQLAAADAEARSRSLDNTSTMHGDANDQDASATATDTDAEKCRPSAPEEQAPGR, from the exons ATGACACAGCGCGACAATACCGACCGGGAAGCCGGCTCCGGCGGCCAACCTACGGAATTCGACGTCGAGTTTCTCGGCCGACAACGCCCGGCCGTCTTCAAGTCCCGATGGTCCGAACTGGGCTTCTGCTTTTCCCTTTTGGGATCCATGTTGATGGCT GAATACTTTGTCAGTGGCTTTCACATCATCCTCCCGCCCCTCGCCGAGGAGCTCGACATCCCCGCCGCCTCCCAAACATGGCCCTCGAGCGTCTTCTCTCTCGTCACCGGCGCCTTTCTCCTCCCGCTCGGCAGGCTGGGTGACATGTACGGCGGCTACCTGACCTTCAACATCGGCCTCGCCTGGTTCTTCGTCTGGTGCCTCGTCGCCGGCTTCAGCAACAACTACATGATGCTCATCGTCTGCCGAGCCCTCCAAGGCCTCGGCTCCGCCGCCTACCTCCCCGCCGGCATCATGCTGCTTGGCAAAATCTACCGCCCGGGGCCCCGCAAGAACCTCGTCTTTGCCCTGTACGGTGCCTTTGCGCCCATCGGCTTCTTCTTTGGCATCCTCATCGGCGGCGTGTCGGGCCAGTTCCTCAACTGGCGTTGGTACTTTTGGCTCGGCAGCATCGTCCTGGGTATCATTGCCGCCGTGTCTTTCATCACGATCCCGCACGACTACGGCGATAAGCGCCAGGAGATTCGCATGGACTGGTGGGGCGCTGCGACCATCGTTCCCGGCTTACTGCTCGTGGTTTATGCCATCACCGATAGCTCACACGCGCCCCAGGGCTGGGCGAGCCCCCAGATTCTCGTGACGCTGATTTTGGGCGTCGCCTTCCTCGTGGCGGCGTGGTACGTCGAGAGCCGCGTATCTGCGAACCCTCTCCTGCCAGGTGACCTCTTTGCTCCCAAATCCATGAAGACGCTCGTGGCCGCCCTCTTCTTCGCCTACGGCACTTTcggcctcttcctcttctactCAAGCTTCTACATTGAGACGGTGTTGCACAAGTCGCCGCTGCTGACGGCTGTGTGGTACGTGCCCCTCATCGTCGGCGGTATCATGATCGGCACCGTCGGCGGCTTCACGCTACACCTGCTTCCCGGCAGAGTGCTCCTCGCCATCTCGGGCACGGGCAACCTCCTGAGCGTGCTTCTGTTCGCCATCATGCCGGATAACCCAAACTACTGGGCCTACGTCTTCCCCGCCATGATCTGCGGCACAATCGGCATCGACATTACTTACACGGTCAGCAACGTCTTCATCACGACCAACCTGCCCAGCCACCGCCAGGGTCTCGCCGGCGCGCTCATCAACAGCCTCCTGTTCCTGGGCATCAGCTTCTTCCTCGGCATCGGCGACGTCGTGGTCGGCGAGACGACCGGCCTGGGGCTCAAGAAGAGTTACCAGGCGGCCTTTTGGCTGGCCACCGGCGTCGCTGCCGTCGCGCTGGTGCTCTACGCTCTCGTTCGCATCGGTTCCGCAAAGAGCGACCTCACGATGGAAGAGCGCGAGCAGCTCGCCGCGGCGGACGCCGAGGCTCGATCACGGTCGTTGGATAACACGTCGACGATGCACGGGGATGCAAACGACCAAGACGCTTCGGCGACGGCGACCGACACCGATGCGGAAAAATGCAGGCCGTCTGCGCCGGAGGAACAGGCCCCGGGGAGGTGA
- a CDS encoding glycosyl hydrolase family 3 N terminal domain-containing protein: protein MYKLIRNHLLLLPGTILAAGFGSGPTDQQKPLTSRTCLAPLPASASDPRANFPDCTRDPLCSIDVCDESLSPYQRAKSLIAELTVWEKLDNLVNEAPGVSRLGIPPYEWWSEGLHGVASSPGTKFAESGNFSYATSFPQPIVIGSAFDDELVEAIGAVVSKEARAFSNDGRSGLDLYSPNINAFKDPRWGRGQETPGEDPFHLQNYVAAMLTGLEGSFDPSNKNLIATCKHYAANDFEHYNGVDRAGFNAIITTQDLSEYYLPPFKTCAVEKNVGSFMCSYNGINGTPLCANAYLLEDILRGHWRWNGEGQYVSTDCDCVALMVSYHHYAPDLGHAAAWSMKAGTDLECNAFPGSEALQLAWNQSLISEEEVDRSLTRMYTALISVGQFDSAREQPLRSLLWRDVDTKEARELAYRAAVEGSVLLKNDGILPLSADSSKKFALVGPWAKATTQMQGNYYGPAPYLISPYQAARDLGLDFTYTLGSKINASDDLLSDALKSAKEADVVIVAGGVDNTLEAETLDRKTLAWPEPQLELLRALADIGKPVIVLQFGGGQVDDTELLASDSVSAILWGGYPGQSGGKAIFDLLFGREAPSGRLSVTQYPVIYSEAVPSTDMNLRPVPGNSGLGRTYMWYLGETPVPYGFGLHYTTFDVKLKALQEPVVATTKQLTLSEDSEDASRVPSWQKTLERSMLTVAVTVTNAGKVTSDYVALLFLTSDAGPEPRPLKTLAGYTRFRSIQPGQAAVKEVVITVERLVRVDVLGNRVLHPGSYEVFVDLDKKAVHKFHVGGPAVVVEKFPQPKA, encoded by the exons ATGTATAAACTCATCAGAAATCATCTGCTCCTTCTTCCCGGGACCATCCTGGCAGCCGGGTTCGGATCGGGTCCAACAGACCAGCAAAAACCGCTTACATCCCGGACCTGTCTCGCCCCACTGCCCGCATCCGCATCGGACCCCCGAGCCAACTTCCCGGATTGCACCCGGGATCCCCTCTGCTCCATTGACGTGTGCGACGAGTCTCTCTCTCCATACCAGCGCGCAAAGTCACTCATAGCCGAGCTCACTGTATGGGAGAAGCTGGATAACCTCGTCAACGAAGCGCCCGGCGTCTCGCGACTCGGGATCCCGCCATATGAGTGGTGGTCCGAGGGCCTCCACGGCGTCGCGTCGTCGCCGGGCACAAAGTTTGCAGAGAGCGGCAACTTCAGCTACGCGACGTCGTTCCCGCAGCCGATTGTCATCGGCTCGGCTTTTGATGATGAGCTGGTGGAGGCCATTGGGGCCGTGGTCAGCAAGGAGGCGAGGGCATTTAGCAATGATGGCAGATCCGGACTTGATCTATAC TCGCCCAATATCAACGCCTTCAAAGACCCCCGCTGGGGACGCGGTCAAGAAACACCCGGCGAAGACCCATTTCACCTCCAAAACTACGTCGCGGCAATGCTCACAGGCCTCGAAGGATCCTTCGACCCATCCAACAAGAACCTCATCGCGACATGCAAACACTACGCAGCCAACGACTTTGAGCACTACAACGGCGTCGACCGCGCCGGCTTCAACGCAATCATCACGACCCAGGACCTCTCAGAGTACTACCTCCCACCCTTCAAGACGTGCGCCGTCGAGAAGAACGTGGGCTCCTTCATGTGCAGCTATAACGGCATCAACGGCACACCCTTATGCGCCAACGCATATCTCCTGGAGGATATCCTACGCGGCCACTGGCGATGGAACGGCGAAGGCCAATACGTCTCCACGGACTGCGACTGCGTCGCTCTCATGGTCTCGTACCACCACTACGCGCCAGATCTCGGACACGCTGCCGCGTGGTCGATGAAGGCCGGAACGGACCTGGAGTGCAACGCCTTCCCCGGCTCCGAGGCCCTGCAGCTGGCGTGGAACCAGTCTCTTATCTCCGAGGAGGAGGTTGATCGCTCTCTGACGAGGATGTATACGGCGCTCATCTCCGTCGGCCAGTTTGACTCTGCGCGAGAGCAGCCGTTGCGATCGCTGCTCTGGCGAGACGTCGATACGAAGGAGGCGCGGGAGCTCGCTTACAGGGCAGCCGTCGAGGGCTCGGTGCTCCTTAAGAATGATGGGATCTTGCCTCTGTCCGCAGATTCGAGCAAGAAGTTTGCACTCGTTGGGCCTTGGGCAAAGGCTACGACGCAGATGCagggtaattactacggccCGGCGCCGTACTTGATCTCCCCGTATCAGGCTGCTCGAGACCTCGGGCTAGACTTCACGTATACCCTGGGCTCCAAGATCAACGCCTCGGATGACTTGCTTTCCGACGCACTCAAATCAGCAAAGGAAGCAGACGTGGTCATCGTCGCAGGTGGCGTCGACAACACCCTAGAAGCCGAAACACTCGACCGCAAGACCCTGGCTTGGCCTGAACCTCAGCTCGAGCTTCTCCGTGCTCTCGCAGACATCGGCAAACCCGTCATTGTGCTTCAATTCGGTGGTGGGCAGGTCGATGACACGGAGCTCCTGGCCAGCGACTCCGTCAGCGCGATCCTCTGGGGCGGATACCCAGGTCAGTCCGGGGGCAAGGCCATCTTCGACTTACTCTTCGGACGCGAGGCGCCGTCTGGAAGGTTATCTGTCACGCAGTACCCGGTGATCTACAGCGAAGCGGTCCCGTCGACGGACATGAATCTCCGACCGGTACCGGGTAACTCGGGCCTCGGGCGGACGTATATGTGGTACCTCGGCGAGACGCCCGTACCGTACGGCTTCGGTTTGCACTATACGACCTTTGACGTCAAGCTCAAAGCGCTACAAGAGCCTGTCGTCGCCACAACTAAACAGCTCACTCTTTCGGAAGACAGCGAGGATGCGTCTCGTGTACCATCATGGCAAAAGACCCTGGAGAGGTCGATGCTGACTGTTGCGGTGACTGTCACCAATGCGGGGAAAGTTACCTCTGACTACGTGGCACTGCTATTCCTCACATCGGATGCCGGTCCCGAGCCCAGGCCGCTCAAGACTCTCGCGGGATACACTCGCTTCAGAAGTATTCAACCTGGCCAGGCCGCCGTGAAGGAGGTCGTCATCACCGTGGAGCGTCTGGTACGGGTCGATGTGCTAGGGAATCGGGTGCTGCATCCCGGATCGTATGAGGTGTTTGTGGACCTGGATAAGAAAGCGGTGCATAAGTTCCACGTGGGTGGTCCAGCGGTGGTGGTTGAGAAGTTTCCACAGCCGAAAGCTTAG